In the genome of Aedes aegypti strain LVP_AGWG chromosome 2, AaegL5.0 Primary Assembly, whole genome shotgun sequence, the window tggatgaagtctaggaaactaggactggcccgtcacaagactgaggtggtggtggtcaacaaccgcaggtccgagcaacgggcgcttatctcggtaggtgattgcaccatagagtccaagcgatcccttaggcatcttggggtaatgatcgatgacaagctgagcttcgcttgccacgttgaatatgcctgtaaaagggcatctacggctatagcggcgctttcgaggatgatgtctaacagctctgctgtaattgccagcaaacgcaagctgctggcaagcgtggcgctatccatactaaggtatggaggaccaatctggtcaaaagcgcttagaacgaacagaaacctaaagcggttggaaagcacgtacaggataatgtgcttaagagtagcaagtgcataccggacggtatctaaagaggccgtgtgcatcatagccgggatgacgcccatcgggctcatcatcaaggaagatgttcaatgcttcaaccaaaggggtaccagaggagtccgcgacacgtgtaaagaggaaacgctcagaagctggcagcaggaatgggataactccactaagggtagatggacccatcgactaataccaaatgtgtcagattggtatggtagaagccatggggaagtgaacttccacctgacgcagtttctgtcaggacatggttgctatagacagtacctgcataggttcgggcactcagaatctcctgcgtgccccaattgtgctggtgtagaggaaacagcggagcatgtcgtgttcgattgcccccgtttcattgttgtgagaggtcgcatgctcactacatgcggaggggacacgtcccccgacaatattatagagagaatgtgtgcggatgccgagtgcagGAATGCAGTAAccacggctgtcactcacattatgttagaattgcagcgtctatggcgcgccgaccaagagttggctgcagaggattagccctgccgaggttggtcccttgtaacattgtttaagtcggctaggagaagcagtttgcctaggctacttctgctacacgtgttgtgctatatgcactggtcccttcccgaagaaataccgtaaggtggttccggggagatgagggtctgagtccaagggtcatgtcgatgcactgttcaccacttgagcaattctaaatgaattgctcatgcacagtgcataggctggttttagcgggtcgtcgttggtgcgtcatccccgcattccctgagttatcttctcaggggatctgtttgcagatttcccccttgtaaaaaaacaaaaaaaaaaagatcattttcaaccttttgtcctttcgacgttttgtctttcgaccttttttccTTTAGACGTTTTGTATTTCAAACTTTTGTTCATAAACCCCGAAAAAATACCTGAAATCCCGATAATCGGAAACGGGCCATGGAGATTACGTGAGAACCGGAAGTGCGATGTTGGTAAAGTTGGAGTTTCCGGATTCGGCATTCCATAGAGATAACCACGTGTAGAGCACTGGTGAAAAATTCACACCTAGGTATACACGGCCGATGAGCAATTATTTTCAACAGATCCAGTCAACTTTTTTGCTTCGCGAATGGTACGGACATTGTCGGTCGAACTTTTAAAATGGTGGCAGTCCAAAATGAGGAAGGATTTCTTGTAAATTTATTGAACTGTATAAATTATGGACATTTATAATACTTTATGGTTTAATTAGCACagccaaaacattttaaaaccaATATCacacaaaaatatatgttcatCACTTATTCATATACTGTAGAGCTTCCTTGCAAGATCCAGCAATCTTCTGTAGCAGTCGTTCCTTGGATGCACCGGCCTTAACCATCTCATACGCCATTGTCATCCTCCCGGGGATTGCAAACGCTAGCATCAGCGCCGTTTCCCCCCCTCCATTTGCTTTCTCCAGAAGATCCGATCGATCAACTCGTTCCAGAAGATACCCTAATATGGCCCGGCTGTCGCAGCGAATCGCACAGTGCAGTACCGTCTCGCCGTTTTTGTCCCGAGCATACACGTTGGCATTGCATTGTTCCAGCAGGAATGCCACGAAAGTCACGTTATCCGCCCGGCAGAGTTCATGGAGCAGTGTTCGTCCGAAGGCATCTGTGAGTTCTAGGTCGAGGTTCAGGGTGCGGACGGCATACTGCAGACATTCGATGTTTCTGTCCAGAAAGTGGGTTACGGGTGGAACGTTATGTAGAATCGGGTACCTAAACGTAGATAGGCCTTCTAAGGGAGCTCCTTGTTGGATCAGATATTGAACGATCGGAAGATTTCCAACGATGAGTGCACTGATTAAGGGAGTCCTCCCGATGGCGTCCGGTTCATTGACGGCGGATGGACCAAGTTGACACAAGCGGCGCACTAGTTCGAGATTATGAAAGGTGACGGCCCGGTTCAGAGGGGTCATTCCGCTTTTATCTTTGTAGATCGGGTCAGCGTTGTAGGTCTTAAGCAGATTCAAAATTCGTTCGGAGTGGACATTGAGGTCCGCTTTTGTGCATGTACTTAGGGCTTGTACTAAAAAGTGGTATGCGTTGTAGTGATTTTTGGAAGATTGTGCTGCTAGTGGATCGTATTTGAGAATGAGCTCCAAAGCATCGAAGTTGTGGCAATTAATGGCACACAGGAAATGCTCTGATAAATCAAGGCGATCCTTGGCATTTATTGTATAACGATTGAGTAGATATTTCAGGAGAGTGTTATTCTTAGTTTGAATTGAGCAATTGATGAGGTCCGTTAGCATGTCTGGTAATACATGTGGTTTCAAATTTAGCAAGAATTTGACGATACCAATGTGCTTTCTCCTAGCAGCGCTCTTCATGGCACTTACAACGTTAGTGCTGTATTCAGAAATCATCTTGACTGCTTGGAAGTTTCCGttttgtgcaaaaatatctaTTAGTGTTTGTCCATTTCCCGTATGATCGTTGATGTGTTCACGCCATTCGGGATTTTGAAGGAAGTGTTCCAGGATGGATGTTCGATTATACGCTGCAACGTAATAAAGAAGGTCTTTATCAATTGGGCATGGACAAGAACTTGCTTCCATCAGTATGATTGCAGCAAAATTATCACGCGCCACAGCGCTTTTGTACAATGAACTAAACTCATTCACGTGAGGAAGTATTTGTCCCAAAATGTCGTTAAAATGATTGAGAACGGCGATTTCAGCATCCTTCACATCGGGAATTACAATTTCAACTAGAGATTTTGATATTTCCAATTGTCCATTAGCCAACGCTATTTTTAGGGGAGAGCATGATCTGATGCTGTCTGGATCTAGCTTCTTCATAAGCCATCTGAACGCAGAAATGTTCCCTGACGTAATGCTGTCAAGTAGCATTTGTGTGGAAGGTTGTAGATTAAGATCCTCTAAATGGTTCAGCACATTTGGATTACGTTTGTAAGCTGCTTGATATGTGAATGAAGCGTTATATTTCTGCGTAATTTTCCGATAAGTGTAGAAGTCTTCTATCTCCAGGGTAACATTTAACAACGTCTGAGCCTTTTCCGGATAACTCATTTGATTTGGTGTTTTGCGTGGAATCGAAGGATGGCTGATTTCGTTTATTAGGCGCTGAAATGTTCTGGAAAACTTAATACCATCAACGTGATCCACAAAGCTCTGCATATTATGTCGTAAAGCTTGAAGTAGGGCGTTGTTGTGGACCGTTGTGAAGTCTGCTTTCGTTTCTCTCGTACATCCAAGTATATCCGATTCATCTATTTTATTACATTTGAAATCAAACTTCTCAAGATCTTTCAACTGCTCGAATAGCTTACGTTGCATTTCAAACCAGTGCAGCTTATCAGttattttgatgaattctttcTCCTTAAACGGAACTGCCTTAGGCCAATCTTTTCTATCGTACAATTTAAGACTCAAAGTACCGTAGTAAATCGCATTGCATACGTAATTCGCACGACTTTCATTTATAACGTCATACATGCTCATATCGTGTGCCAGTCCGTCTCTAAGATTTTTACCAGTTATGATCGGAATTCTGTGATCGAGTTCTTGTTGATTCATCTGAATGACTCCAGTACCAAGAAGAATCTCGCAAATCTCCAAAAGCGCTTGCTGAATTGCAATGGATTCAATGCTGTATCCAGTCATCTGGTATTCATAGGCCTTTCCTGTTGGTTTACCACTGTTCtccaccaatcgcttcagagtAGCAACTTTTCGGTCGAAAGCACATTGGAATTCATTCTCCTGTTTCCTTCGGAATGcattcactttttcattttccgGTAGGGCTAGAATCCTGAAACGATCTGcgacattgaaaatatttttttccacgtTTTTTCGTAGGCTATTCCGAACTGCTGAAGGGATTTCTCTGAAATGGTCATAAGCACCGGACTCACATAGTATTTCCTCTACGTAATCTTCGGATGCAAAGTTTGTTCGTTTCAGTTGCACCTTATGCAACCCTGAAGCAGACTCACTGTCCAGGGTATTCAGCAGCTGAAAAGCCACGTTTATAATTTGCTGATCTCTGCTGGCTCCATAACTATCCATCAAATGATACATCAAAGTACGGGTTAATCTGTCGATTTGTAAGCGTTTTTGAGAGTAACATTCTATGAAACATTTTGGACCGGGAGTCACTAAGGCAAATTTCAGCACGGATCTTAAATCCGTAGTGTTTTGACAAGACCTTGCCACTCGTAGAAAGTTTCCGAAACTTTGACCTAGTTGGAGATGGTTGAATCTGGCCTTGGACATGTCTTCAAAGTGAGACTTCAATTGTTTCTCTATTTCTGTCAAGGTGCTGAAATTTTCCGAATCCTCTTTCAGAAGAATTACCAGCTCATCTATcaatttcattgctatttttTCATTGTAGAATGTTTCTTGGTGAGCAGCTGGATCCCCAAAGCTACCGATAATGTTTTCGTTGGCATACATAGCAAACGATCTGACTTGTTTGATCGTCTGCATCCTGTACAATGAACCCAAGAATCGTTTTTGTATAACGACCATCAATGTCGATCGCATGCTTTCAAAGAAGCTCAGAACAGTCTTGAAATTTTCCTGCAGTTTCATGTATGAATTGAAAtcgttttctttttcaaaaagaTACTTGGCCACCGGATAGCCATGGGAATGGAACTCTCGAATGCTCTTGTAACAAGATGCAGTTCCCCCGGAAGTCATGAACTCGAAAGCAGTTTGCATTCTTCTTGACAAATTCGGTGTCAATTTGGTACTTTTGATTGCTTCACCCACCACTTGGACACAACGATCCAGAAACAGTTGCTTGGCAATTCTATCGTCCGGTTGATTCAAATCAATTTCACATGCTTTCGACAAGTAATACACTATTTTCATGACGGAATTCCACTCCTTGAGTAATACAAAGGTTTTTCTTAACTGTCTTCGAACTTTCCTATCCCTGCTGGATAATATGCCACTTCCAGTACGGAGTTGTTTTGCCACCAACCGTAAGAATCTCAGCACTAGCTGTTTGTTAATGATCAACGTAAAATCCTCCATTCCGGGCAGTCCATCACAGGTCGCAACGAATACACACAAGCACTGCTGAACCTCCATCATTGCTTCGTCGTACCGTTTCTTTCCCAGGTACATCTGTTTCACAATCTCACGCATGACCATGAGCACTTCGTCACTCGTTTCATTCAGATTGTCCTCGTCTGTGTGTTGCAACACAAAGTCTATGTAAGCCAACAGCTCATCCTTTCCGATGGTAACCTCCCGATAAGTGGTCGGATTTGCACCGTAATGTTTGACAAGTTCCTGAAGTGCTTCATATCGGGTCTGTTCTTCCAGTTTCACTCCCTTCAAGCGTAGTGCCTCGAATGCTTCCTCTATCAAACCTATCGCCTCTGCAAAGGGAAGCTTCCATTGAATTGTATAGATACAAATCATCTCCATACTGTTTCGCCGTAAAAGTTGATAGAAAATTTCCCGTTTTGGCACGTCACGAAACTCCCATTCCAGCATAAGTAGCATCAAATCGCCTCGTCCCAAATGACGGGCCATCTCTGCTGCGGTTTGATTCTGTTCGTTTCGCAGGCCACAATCGATGCCGGCTTCAATTAACATCTTCACCGTTTCATGAGAATTCCGCCTGGAATGCACTGCTCGATGCAAGGCGCTGCACAGTTTAACATCCTGATAATTGATATCCACTTCTTCGGGGTGCATTCCAATGTAGAACTTCAATGCAGAAAGGTCTCCAGTCTGCGCTGCCTCGAGGTAGTTATGGTTTTTTGACATCTAAGGGATAGCAATGAGAGAAGTAATTAACAAAACTGCTTTGAGGAAACTGACATAGTTCCTCGTTAAAAACTATAGCAACTATTGCATGTAATACCTTATCACAGCTAAAGTCGAATTTTGCTCGCAAAAATAATATCACAACTTCTctagaattaaaacacaatcTACAATTTTGCTTCTACATTCATTTGTCCACTGATGATCAACTACTTTTGAGCAAACTGAACAGAAGACAACAGAATTTGTTTTCATACTTGACGGTGCAACGATGCAACAATTTGCGCCGGAGATATCGCTACAAGTTCACCTCTGCAACACGTCGCGTCACTGCGCAGTGGTCCACGGTCTAGCAAAATCTCATATATGATAGAGAAAATTGTCGATATCCCTGACTATTTTTTTATGTCGCGCCGAGCATTCAGCACATGAGTATCTGAAATAtcctaacttttgaaaatcaaCATAGACAAAGCGATTTCTTGAGGGTCGTCGAGATTTTTGAGAATCTCCCAAAAATTTTCTCTTGGATtcattggaggaaattctgaagttagttttgaagcaatgttttttttttttttgaggaagtTTTGGTGGAATTTAATGAGGAATCTATGTTCCTGGAGTAATGTCTGATAGATTTTTTACATGCATCCCTGTAATTGAAAATTGTCGATATccctgattatttttttatgtcgtACCGAGCATTCAGCACATAAGTATCTGAAATATCCTAACTTTCGAAAATCTACATAGACAAAGCGATTTCTTAAGGGACTTCGTCGAGATTTTTGAGATTCTCCTCTGggattccttggaggaatttctgaagttatttttggagcaatggCTTTTTTGAggaagttttggaagaatttaatGAGGAATCTTTGTTCCAGGAGTAATGTCTGATAGAATTTTTACATGCATCCCTGGAAATAAAATCAAAGGTAATTCCTGGATGACTCCTTTGAGTAATCATAGGAAAATCCTAAAACATTTCTAGGACCAAATGCTGGAACAATCGTAGAAGCGATTCCTAAAGAgaaaccggaatcgctggagaaattcttgagggaATATCATGGGGGAATTTGGGAATtgatgaagaaattcttgagaaaattattaaaagagtctcaggagaaattcttggagaagctcTCTGCAGAAACCGTGGAGGTATTTGGCGAACgaatgaatttccagaagatttAACGAAGGAATTTGGAGGCATGCTtggaaaaatctcatttttaaCGAAATCTTAGTAGGAAGCTCATGAATGATTTCTAGacgtatttctttaaaaattcatgaagcaatcctagaggaattctcggAACGCCAACAGGAGTTTCTAGACCTACTTTTGAGAACTGCGATAATCGGCGAATTAAATTCTGGAGCATTGAAGGAGAAACAGCTTTACAAATTCCTTgtgaaattcttggaataatctttgaaaaatactgaaggaCTCTTTGGAATAATTCCCgaaaaatcccagaagaaataacgaaattccttgaaaaaaaaggtttcaggagaaatttatggaaatatctctggaggaatttatggatACATTTTTATACAAATTACTAAAGGACGACGAATTTGCAAAAGTAATTTTCAGttgaatttctaaagaatactcaggagaaaatcaactttagaaatatttctggtggaatccctagaacaatccctggaggagtgttttttttttcttttttatggttcaagttcttttttttctaatggaagCTTTGACTGTAGTAGCCATCAGCCGAATTCACCTACGGCTGAAAATTGCACTGCCGTCTGCAGCTACAACTTTCCGCTACAACAATGTTCACAAAACAGTTTACTGAGGATTCTATCATTCGACACGCATCCAAAGTCTCCAGCGCGCTTTTTTTTCGAGATCCCTAGCTGTCAATTCTGACACGCTCAAATGGAACATACACGATTGAGTAAAATATACCCACTCATATCAAGCATGCACGCTCAAATGAAACATGCACGCTCATATAAaagaaatcaatatttttctacaCCAACTCTAGCTACCACACTGACATTCATCCATaatccttcaaattttcattgattaCTAGTTACAGAGATATCAATAGAGGAATTTTggaaagtactggaaaaaaaataagtttattctaaaatattcaatttttttacattttgatcaatttctctgcTATTTTTAACCAGATTTGAGCTCTTTTTTCATCGATTGGAAGCTCTGACATCATTAacaataaggctatccatgaggactttccgcgataggactgacagctgaAAGTGTACATGTAACCGAAACGTCAGGGTAAACAAAGCATGGGAGTGTTgtcggagctttacattttcctttgtaagaGCAGCCGTAACGGTGCGcgactaaactaaattacatagCGCAGTATCATTACGCTGATCCGTACCGGGCGCTGCTAACCGGGGTAGCAAAATGACAGCGCTCCCTTCGGAAAGCATCGGGTGAGCAAATTTAGCAGCGCGATAGTTGCGCTGCtattcgatttgaattcaagCATATGGTGTGGGATATGAAATTCTGGTTGGAGTTTTGGAAATCTGATGCGCATGaagtagaaatttcaaaattttgggaattcgggttgattttgataagaatactaggaatctgatgcaattattggaaatccgatagaagtttatgaaatATTCGAAAATCCTCGTAAGAATTTATCGATTTCGGAGAATTATGGGATTCTGGAATTCCGACTGGATTCCACgggattccgcctggaatccttgggattccgactggaatccttgggattccgactggtatccttgggattccgactggaatccttgggattcttACTGGAATTGGAAagagattttgataagaataccgactggaatcctccgaattccgactggaatccttgggattccgactggaatccttggaagtgcGACTGGAATCTTCGGGATTCcggctggaatccttgggatatcgtctggaatcctcgggatttcaGCTGGAATCTTGGGGA includes:
- the LOC5570539 gene encoding uncharacterized protein LOC5570539, which gives rise to MSKNHNYLEAAQTGDLSALKFYIGMHPEEVDINYQDVKLCSALHRAVHSRRNSHETVKMLIEAGIDCGLRNEQNQTAAEMARHLGRGDLMLLMLEWEFRDVPKREIFYQLLRRNSMEMICIYTIQWKLPFAEAIGLIEEAFEALRLKGVKLEEQTRYEALQELVKHYGANPTTYREVTIGKDELLAYIDFVLQHTDEDNLNETSDEVLMVMREIVKQMYLGKKRYDEAMMEVQQCLCVFVATCDGLPGMEDFTLIINKQLVLRFLRLVAKQLRTGSGILSSRDRKVRRQLRKTFVLLKEWNSVMKIVYYLSKACEIDLNQPDDRIAKQLFLDRCVQVVGEAIKSTKLTPNLSRRMQTAFEFMTSGGTASCYKSIREFHSHGYPVAKYLFEKENDFNSYMKLQENFKTVLSFFESMRSTLMVVIQKRFLGSLYRMQTIKQVRSFAMYANENIIGSFGDPAAHQETFYNEKIAMKLIDELVILLKEDSENFSTLTEIEKQLKSHFEDMSKARFNHLQLGQSFGNFLRVARSCQNTTDLRSVLKFALVTPGPKCFIECYSQKRLQIDRLTRTLMYHLMDSYGASRDQQIINVAFQLLNTLDSESASGLHKVQLKRTNFASEDYVEEILCESGAYDHFREIPSAVRNSLRKNVEKNIFNVADRFRILALPENEKVNAFRRKQENEFQCAFDRKVATLKRLVENSGKPTGKAYEYQMTGYSIESIAIQQALLEICEILLGTGVIQMNQQELDHRIPIITGKNLRDGLAHDMSMYDVINESRANYVCNAIYYGTLSLKLYDRKDWPKAVPFKEKEFIKITDKLHWFEMQRKLFEQLKDLEKFDFKCNKIDESDILGCTRETKADFTTVHNNALLQALRHNMQSFVDHVDGIKFSRTFQRLINEISHPSIPRKTPNQMSYPEKAQTLLNVTLEIEDFYTYRKITQKYNASFTYQAAYKRNPNVLNHLEDLNLQPSTQMLLDSITSGNISAFRWLMKKLDPDSIRSCSPLKIALANGQLEISKSLVEIVIPDVKDAEIAVLNHFNDILGQILPHVNEFSSLYKSAVARDNFAAIILMEASSCPCPIDKDLLYYVAAYNRTSILEHFLQNPEWREHINDHTGNGQTLIDIFAQNGNFQAVKMISEYSTNVVSAMKSAARRKHIGIVKFLLNLKPHVLPDMLTDLINCSIQTKNNTLLKYLLNRYTINAKDRLDLSEHFLCAINCHNFDALELILKYDPLAAQSSKNHYNAYHFLVQALSTCTKADLNVHSERILNLLKTYNADPIYKDKSGMTPLNRAVTFHNLELVRRLCQLGPSAVNEPDAIGRTPLISALIVGNLPIVQYLIQQGAPLEGLSTFRYPILHNVPPVTHFLDRNIECLQYAVRTLNLDLELTDAFGRTLLHELCRADNVTFVAFLLEQCNANVYARDKNGETVLHCAIRCDSRAILGYLLERVDRSDLLEKANGGGETALMLAFAIPGRMTMAYEMVKAGASKERLLQKIAGSCKEALQYMNK